The following are from one region of the Vitis riparia cultivar Riparia Gloire de Montpellier isolate 1030 chromosome 14, EGFV_Vit.rip_1.0, whole genome shotgun sequence genome:
- the LOC117929967 gene encoding MDIS1-interacting receptor like kinase 2-like — MVSSVIISTAVVIVTSTMMMMLFSLAKAIPSPSSSTDEAEALRSTGWWNSTSAHCHWDGVYCNNAGRVTRIALYGSGKELGELSKFEFSSFPSLVELNLSACGLNGSIPHQIGTLTQLTVLSLHDNNLTGEIPLSLANLTQLLYLTLCSNPLHGSIPPEIGKMKNLNKLNLGYNNLTGVIPSSFDLSENQISGFIPEEIVNLKKLSHLDMSNNLISGKIPSQLGNLKEVKYFNLSHNNLSGTIPYSISSNHRWTLIDLSNNQLEGQPRAPIEAFGHNKSLCGEIKGQPRCKKRHQITLIIVVSLSTTLLLSVAILGFLFHKRRIRKNQLLETTKVKNGDLFSIWDYDGVIAYQDIIQATEDFDIKYCIGMGGYGSVYRAQLPSGKVVALKKLHGWEREDSTYLKSFENEVQMLTRIRHRNIVKLHGFCLHKRCMFLVYKYMEKGSLYCMLRDEVEAVELDWIKRVNVVKSIANALSYMHHDCDLPIIHRDISSNNILLDSKLEAFVSDFGTARLLDNDSSNRTLLVGTYGYIAPELAYTMVVTEKCDIYSFGMVALETMMGMHPGEFVTSLSSSSTRNTTLKDVLDSRLSSPKSIQVANNIALIVSLALKCLHSNPQFRPSMQEVSSKLVSTRSFPQPISAISLLQLKDEVI; from the exons ATGGTGTCCTCCGTTATTATTTCTACAGCAGTGGTAATAGTTACCAGTACCATGATGATGATGTTATTCTCCCTTGCCAAAGCAATACCATCACCATCTTCATCAACTGATGAGGCAGAGGCTCTGCGCAGCACCGGTTGGTGGAATTCTACCTCTGCTCATTGCCACTGGGATGGTGTATATTGCAATAATGCCGGAAGAGTGACTCGAATCGCCCTTTACGGTTCAGGAAAAGAATTGGGTGAGCTTAGCAAATTCGAGTTTTCTTCATTTCCCAGCCTGGTTGAGCTCAACCTTTCTGCCTGTGGACTCAATGGTAGCATCCCGCACCAAATAGGTACTCTTACTCAACTCACTGTTCTTTCTCTCCATGATAACAATCTTACAGGTGAGATACCTCTGTCCTTGGCTAACCTCACTCAGTTGCTCTACCTCACCCTTTGTTCTAATCCACTACATGGTTCGATTCCTCCCGAAATTGGGAAAATGAAGAATCTGAATAAGTTGAATTTGGGTTATAACAACCTTACTGGTGTCATCCCTTCATCTTTTG aTCTCAGTGAGAATCAAATCAGTGGTTTCATCCCCGAAGAAATagtaaatttgaagaaattgagTCATCTAGACATGAGTAATAACTTAATAAGTGGAAAGATACCTTCACAGTTGGgaaatttgaaagaagtaaAATACTTCAATCTCTCCCACAATAACCTCTCTGGCACCATTCCTTATTCTATTTCTAGTAACCACAGATGGACATtgattgatttatcaaacaatcaGTTGGAGGGTCAACCTAGAGCTCCGATAGAGGCATTTGGCCACAACAAAAGTCTATGTGGTGAAATCAAAGGTCAGCCACGATGTAAGAAAAGGCACCAAATCACACTCATCATTGTTGTTTCTTTATCTACAACCTTGTTGCTTTCAGTTGCAATCCTTGGTTTTCTCTTCCATAAACGAAGGATTAGAAAAAATCAATTACTCGAGACAACAAAGGTGAAAAATGGAGATCTATTTTCCATATGGGACTATGATGGTGTGATTGCTTATCAAGACATCATCCAAGCAACCGAAGATTTTGACATCAAATACTGCATAGGCATGGGAGGCTATGGGAGCGTTTACAGAGCACAACTACCTTCCGGGAAGGTGGTTGCCTTGAAAAAACTTCATGGATGGGAAAGAGAGGATTCGACTTACTTGAAAAGCTTTGAAAATGAAGTTCAAATGCTAACAAGAATACGACATCGTAATATTGTGAAACTTCATGGCTTTTGTCTACATAAGAGATGCATGTTTCTAGTTTACAAATATATGGAGAAAGGAAGCTTGTATTGTATGCTAAGGGATGAAGTTGAGGCTGTGGAATTGGATTGGATTAAGAGGGTGAATGTTGTTAAAAGCATTGCTAATGCTTTATCCTACATGCATCATGACTGCGACTTGCCCATCATTCACCGAGACATATCAAGTAATAACATTCTTTTGGACTCTAAGCTTGAAGCTTTTGTGTCGGATTTTGGCACTGCAAGATTGTTAGATAATGATTCATCCAATCGAACCCTTCTTGTAGGCACTTATGGTTATATTGCACCAG AGCTTGCTTATACTATGGTTGTGACTGAAAAATGTGACATTTATAGCTTTGGGATGGTTGCATTGGAGACGATGATGGGAATGCATCCAGGAGAATTTGTCACCTCATTATCATCTTCATCAACTCGAAACACAACGTTAAAGGATGTATTAGATTCACGTCTTTCATCTCCTAAAAGTATACAAGTTGCTAATAACATAGCTCTTATAGTGTCATTGGCGCTCAAATGTCTCCATTCTAATCCACAATTTCGTCCATCCATGCAAGAAGTGTCTTCGAAACTTGTTTCTACAAGGTCATTCCCACAACCCATCAGTGCAATATCACTTTTGCAACTAAAAGATGAAGTTATTTAA